The Streptomyces sp. M92 nucleotide sequence TCGGGCTCCGCCCGCGTCGACGGACAGCGGCGGGCCAGCGTGCCGGCGTGCTGCCAGTGCGTCGTCGCCCGCCTGCCCTCCAGCAGCCCGGCCGCGCCCAGGACGAAGGCGCCGGTGCATACCGAGGCGACGCGCCCCGCCCGCTTCACCAGCGACCGCGCGGCCTCGCTGAGCGCCGGATCGACGGACGAGGCGGGCGGCACGTCACCGCCCACGACGACCAGCGTGTCGTAGGCGGCGGGTGACCGTGCGTCCGCGTCGGCGGGCACCAGCATGCCGATGGACGAACGCACCGCCGCCCCGTCCGGCGAGACGATGCTCAGCCGGTACCGGCCGCCGTACCGATTGGCCTCCGCAAAGACTTCCGCCGGGCCGGACAGGTCGAGCATCTTCATGCCCTCGAACACGAGGACGCCCACGTCATGCGGTCTCGTTGCCATCTCTCCCTCTTCCGTGGGCCGCGGGGCCCCGAACGCATTCTCCCGGTGAGACATACCGGACATGGGCGTAGGGTGGCTGGCGTGGATTCGACCGGGGTTGCTGGTCGCGCAACCAGGTCCGCCGGCCGCTTCTGACAGAACTGACGGAGACGCGGAAGGAACAGTGATGGGCAGGGTCACCACCTCCGACGGCACGAGCATCTTCTACAAGGACTGGGGGCCGCGCGACGGCCGGCCGGTCGTCTTCCACCACGGGTGGCCGCTCACCGCGGACGACTGGGACAACCAGATGCTGTTCTTCCTCGCCCACGGTTTCCGCGTGATCGCCCACGACCGGCGCGGCCACGGGCGTTCGAGCCAGCCCTCGACGGGCCACGAGATGGACACCTACGCCGCCGACGTCGCGGCGCTGACCGACGCGTTGGACCTTCAGGGCGCCGTGCACATCGGGCACTCGACCGGCGGCGGCGAGGTCGCGCGCTACGTGGCACGTGCCGAGCCGGGCCGGGTGGCCAAGGCGGTGCTCGTCGGCGCCGTGCCACCCGTGATGGTCAAGTCCGAGACCAACCCCGGCGGCACCCCGATCGAGGTCTTCGACGGATTCCGGACGGCCCTGGCCGCCAACCGCGCGCAGTTCTACATCGACGTGCCCTCCGGCCCGTTCTACGGCTTCAACCGGGAGGGCGCGAAGGTCTCCCAAGGGCTCATCGACAACTGGTGGCGGCAGGGAATGACGGGCGCGGCCAACGCCCACTACGAGTGCATCAAGGCGTTCTC carries:
- a CDS encoding alpha/beta fold hydrolase; this translates as MGRVTTSDGTSIFYKDWGPRDGRPVVFHHGWPLTADDWDNQMLFFLAHGFRVIAHDRRGHGRSSQPSTGHEMDTYAADVAALTDALDLQGAVHIGHSTGGGEVARYVARAEPGRVAKAVLVGAVPPVMVKSETNPGGTPIEVFDGFRTALAANRAQFYIDVPSGPFYGFNREGAKVSQGLIDNWWRQGMTGAANAHYECIKAFSETDFTEDLKRIEVPVLVAHGTDDQVVPYEDAAPLSVKLLKNGTLKSYEGLPHGMLATHPEVLNPDLLDFVKS